One Owenweeksia hongkongensis DSM 17368 genomic region harbors:
- a CDS encoding SIR2 family NAD-dependent protein deacylase — MRNLRPGCRIVVLSGAGVSKESGLATFRENNGLWEEHDVYEVATPEAWNRDPEVVQRFYNARRKQLLEVFPNDAHKYLAKLEEVFEVVVVTQNVDDLHERGGSSNVVHLHGELRKSRSTLDESLVYDVDGWEVTMEERCEKGGVLRPHVVWFGEMVPMIEAAASIVRSADLLLVVGTSLSVYPAAGLLHEASSDVPVILIDPGELNTSGLRNVHHIREKATVGVKNLVLKMLEYQKDG; from the coding sequence ATGAGAAATTTACGGCCAGGATGTCGCATAGTGGTGCTTTCGGGTGCTGGTGTAAGTAAAGAAAGTGGCTTGGCTACTTTTAGAGAGAACAATGGACTTTGGGAAGAACATGACGTGTATGAGGTGGCTACTCCTGAGGCTTGGAACAGAGATCCGGAAGTGGTGCAGCGCTTTTATAATGCCAGAAGAAAACAGTTGTTGGAGGTTTTTCCAAACGATGCACATAAGTATTTAGCAAAGTTGGAAGAGGTATTTGAAGTAGTGGTGGTTACTCAAAATGTGGATGATTTGCATGAGCGTGGCGGTTCTTCAAATGTAGTTCACCTTCATGGCGAGCTAAGAAAGTCGAGAAGTACGTTAGATGAAAGTTTGGTTTATGATGTAGATGGATGGGAGGTAACGATGGAAGAAAGATGTGAGAAAGGAGGTGTTTTGAGACCGCATGTTGTTTGGTTTGGGGAAATGGTGCCTATGATTGAAGCGGCAGCATCTATTGTTCGAAGTGCTGATCTTTTGTTGGTGGTGGGTACTTCGCTTTCAGTGTATCCTGCAGCGGGTCTTTTGCATGAGGCTTCTAGCGATGTTCCAGTGATTTTGATTGACCCAGGTGAATTGAATACTAGTGGGTTGAGAAATGTTCATCATATTAGAGAAAAGGCTACCGTTGGTGTTAAAAATCTGGTATTAAAAATGTTGGAATATCAAAAGGATGGCTAG
- a CDS encoding response regulator transcription factor translates to MTDKVKILIVDDEPLIRDALAFKLTKEGYMVDTAEDGEKAIEKIDEIQYDIIISDVMMPFISGFELLKILKERGSHAPVLLLTSLNSENAVLKAFELGADDYMTKPFSPKELSTRIKKLLKKNEPE, encoded by the coding sequence ATGACTGATAAAGTGAAAATACTAATTGTAGATGACGAGCCTCTAATAAGAGATGCTCTGGCCTTTAAGCTTACCAAAGAAGGCTATATGGTAGATACTGCCGAAGACGGAGAAAAAGCTATTGAAAAAATTGACGAAATTCAATATGACATCATCATATCTGATGTAATGATGCCTTTCATCAGTGGATTTGAACTTCTTAAGATCCTTAAAGAAAGAGGATCACATGCTCCTGTTCTACTTCTTACTTCACTCAATTCAGAAAACGCTGTATTAAAAGCTTTTGAACTAGGTGCAGATGATTATATGACCAAGCCTTTTAGCCCTAAAGAGCTTTCTACAAGAATTAAAAAATTGCTTAAAAAGAATGAACCCGAATAG
- a CDS encoding SPOR domain-containing protein: protein MSKGLKKAWPYIVVLLLLAAVAVFTGDELPFDIFGNEKESKDSIELPVDSAVVDEVIPADTVMVDTVSMEVEPKLVDESTVKEWRLVVASLPNKEHAERIATSLGGEANTIYVEYLDTYRVVYNSYSSLPEAQNGFDEISQQYPKAWLVYF, encoded by the coding sequence ATGAGTAAAGGATTGAAAAAGGCTTGGCCCTATATTGTAGTTCTTTTGTTGCTGGCTGCTGTAGCAGTTTTTACTGGGGATGAATTGCCATTTGACATTTTTGGAAATGAGAAGGAGTCGAAAGACTCTATTGAATTACCTGTGGACTCAGCAGTTGTAGATGAGGTGATTCCTGCAGATACAGTGATGGTGGATACTGTATCAATGGAGGTGGAGCCAAAGTTGGTAGATGAAAGCACGGTTAAAGAATGGCGACTAGTAGTTGCAAGTTTGCCTAATAAAGAGCATGCTGAAAGAATTGCAACTTCCTTGGGGGGCGAGGCAAACACAATATATGTGGAGTACTTGGACACCTATAGGGTGGTATATAACAGTTATAGTTCTTTGCCTGAGGCGCAAAATGGATTTGATGAAATAAGCCAGCAATACCCCAAGGCCTGGCTGGTATATTTCTAA
- a CDS encoding cell division protein FtsX: protein MSNLPDKFTRRRLRSSYISVVVSISLVLFVLGLFGLLVINARVIANEVKENFAITVLINNDAPEVEVRQFQKSLELTPYVKTTEFISKEEAAAELKEELDEDFMDFLGYNPLLNSIEVRLKADYVNEEQLTFLEKEYSKKSFVNEVVYDKPLIQMMNENIERIGLFLIAGSILLSLIAIALINSSIRLSIYSRRFLIKTMQLVGATKTFIRKPFIWRSLRHGLLGSLVALGFLTLLIYYVSLNVPGFTELQNPVKLALLYAGVLLTGILISMSCTFFALRKYLKLTTDQLYY, encoded by the coding sequence GTGAGCAATTTACCTGATAAATTTACACGAAGAAGACTTCGATCTTCATACATCTCAGTAGTAGTAAGCATTTCGCTTGTACTCTTTGTGCTTGGACTGTTTGGCCTTTTGGTGATTAATGCAAGAGTAATCGCCAACGAGGTGAAGGAAAACTTTGCCATCACAGTCCTTATCAACAATGATGCTCCTGAAGTAGAGGTAAGACAATTTCAAAAAAGTCTGGAGCTCACTCCCTATGTAAAGACAACCGAGTTTATCTCCAAAGAAGAAGCAGCGGCCGAGTTAAAAGAGGAACTCGATGAGGATTTTATGGATTTTTTAGGATACAATCCTTTATTGAATAGCATTGAAGTTCGCCTCAAAGCGGATTATGTAAACGAAGAGCAACTTACTTTTTTGGAAAAAGAATATAGCAAGAAGAGTTTTGTGAATGAAGTAGTGTATGACAAACCACTCATTCAAATGATGAACGAAAACATTGAGCGTATTGGCCTATTTCTTATCGCAGGCTCCATCCTGCTATCTTTAATCGCAATTGCACTCATCAATAGTTCTATTCGTTTAAGCATATATTCAAGAAGGTTCTTAATAAAAACCATGCAGCTTGTTGGTGCTACCAAAACTTTTATTCGCAAGCCATTTATTTGGCGTAGTTTGCGTCATGGTTTACTAGGTAGTCTTGTGGCTTTGGGTTTTCTTACCCTATTAATTTACTATGTTAGCCTTAATGTCCCTGGGTTTACTGAACTGCAGAACCCAGTAAAGCTAGCTTTACTTTATGCAGGAGTGCTTTTGACTGGGATACTTATCTCAATGTCTTGCACCTTCTTTGCGCTTAGGAAATATTTAAAACTTACTACAGATCAATTATACTACTGA
- a CDS encoding DUF3098 domain-containing protein: MENQTFVFEKKNYMMLIGGIVLMVIGYILMSGGGSDDPNVFNPEIFSFTRIILAPIFILAGLLIEVFAIMVKGK; encoded by the coding sequence ATGGAAAATCAAACATTTGTATTTGAAAAAAAGAACTACATGATGCTCATAGGCGGAATCGTGCTTATGGTAATCGGTTATATATTGATGAGCGGTGGTGGTAGTGATGACCCAAATGTGTTTAATCCTGAAATCTTCTCGTTTACCAGAATAATTTTAGCTCCTATTTTTATCTTAGCCGGCCTTTTGATAGAGGTTTTTGCGATAATGGTAAAAGGAAAATAA
- a CDS encoding undecaprenyl-diphosphate phosphatase — MGRLEALFLGIIQGLTEFLPVSSSGHLELAKAIFGDNSLPEESLLFTVVVHFATALATIIVFRHDIFAIIRGLFEFKDNEHRKLSISIIISMIPAAIVGVFFNDFIESLFSGQVFLVGAMLLVTGALLIFANNAKSGEKRINYGRALIIGVAQAIAILPGISRSGATISTSILLGMDKERAARFSFLMVVPLIFGKMAKDILDGAFDVTVIQPMHLMLGFGGAFVTGLWACAWMLDIVKRASLNYFALYCFIIGTLAILSTFAFDYYLQIG, encoded by the coding sequence ATGGGTAGATTAGAAGCCTTATTCCTTGGGATAATCCAAGGTCTTACCGAGTTTTTGCCTGTAAGTAGTAGTGGTCATTTGGAACTTGCCAAAGCCATTTTTGGAGATAATAGCTTACCTGAAGAAAGTCTACTCTTTACCGTAGTAGTACACTTTGCCACAGCCCTAGCTACTATTATTGTATTTCGCCACGACATATTTGCTATCATTCGCGGCCTTTTCGAATTTAAAGACAATGAACACCGTAAACTGAGTATTAGTATCATTATATCAATGATACCTGCGGCCATAGTAGGGGTGTTCTTCAATGATTTTATTGAGTCTCTTTTTAGCGGCCAGGTCTTTTTAGTAGGAGCCATGCTACTTGTTACTGGTGCTCTTTTAATATTTGCCAACAATGCAAAATCAGGTGAAAAGCGCATCAACTATGGCCGTGCTTTAATAATTGGTGTTGCTCAAGCAATAGCAATACTGCCCGGGATTAGCCGCAGTGGAGCCACTATTTCTACCAGTATCCTTTTGGGAATGGACAAAGAGCGTGCTGCTCGATTCTCATTCTTAATGGTTGTTCCATTGATTTTCGGAAAAATGGCCAAAGATATTCTTGATGGTGCTTTTGATGTTACTGTAATCCAGCCTATGCATCTTATGTTAGGTTTCGGTGGTGCATTTGTTACTGGGCTTTGGGCTTGCGCCTGGATGCTTGACATTGTAAAACGTGCCAGTCTCAATTATTTCGCTTTGTACTGTTTCATTATAGGTACACTTGCTATCCTTTCAACCTTTGCTTTTGACTACTACCTCCAAATCGGCTAG
- the truB gene encoding tRNA pseudouridine(55) synthase TruB, producing MLLTTTSKSASDFQNGQVLLIDKPLEWTSFDAVNKIRYAIKKRFSLKKIKVGHAGTLDPLATGLLIICTGKFTKQINEYMGQEKEYTGTIRLGETTPSYDLETEVNETFPTNHITEEAIHKATENFIGDIEQVPPLFSAIKKDGERAYELARKGEDVKLNARVVNIREFEITAIEGQNVHFRVSCSKGTYIRSLAHDFGIALNSGAHLTALRRTRIGDSKIDDATDVLEFVNSILPTA from the coding sequence TTGCTTTTGACTACTACCTCCAAATCGGCTAGTGACTTTCAAAACGGTCAAGTGCTACTTATTGACAAACCCTTGGAATGGACCTCTTTTGACGCTGTCAACAAGATAAGGTATGCTATTAAAAAACGGTTTTCTTTAAAGAAAATAAAGGTAGGCCATGCCGGAACTTTAGACCCTCTGGCTACCGGACTTCTCATTATTTGTACAGGTAAATTTACCAAGCAAATAAATGAATACATGGGGCAAGAAAAAGAATACACAGGCACTATTCGGCTAGGCGAAACCACGCCTAGTTATGATTTGGAAACTGAGGTAAATGAAACCTTTCCTACCAATCACATTACCGAAGAAGCCATTCACAAGGCCACCGAAAACTTTATTGGAGACATTGAGCAGGTTCCACCACTTTTTTCAGCTATTAAAAAAGATGGAGAACGCGCCTATGAGCTTGCTCGTAAGGGTGAAGATGTGAAGCTAAACGCCCGCGTTGTGAACATCCGTGAGTTTGAAATAACAGCTATTGAAGGGCAAAATGTACACTTTCGCGTAAGCTGTAGCAAAGGGACATACATCCGGAGCCTGGCTCATGATTTTGGAATCGCCTTAAACTCCGGAGCTCACCTTACTGCTTTGCGCAGAACTCGCATTGGTGATTCTAAAATTGACGATGCCACTGATGTTTTGGAGTTTGTGAATTCTATTCTCCCTACTGCCTAG
- a CDS encoding MmcQ/YjbR family DNA-binding protein: MNIEEIRQYCLDKKGVTEGLPFGPDTLVFKVMNKMFALMALEATPTSVNLKCDPELALELRAQYSAVKPGYHMNKQHWNTVSVDGSFSNAQLREWIDNSYDLIVASLKKADKETLKNL; this comes from the coding sequence ATGAATATTGAAGAAATAAGACAGTATTGCCTGGACAAAAAAGGAGTGACCGAGGGTCTTCCATTTGGGCCTGACACTCTCGTTTTTAAGGTTATGAACAAAATGTTTGCACTAATGGCTTTGGAGGCTACTCCAACTTCCGTTAATCTAAAATGTGACCCGGAATTAGCTTTGGAACTAAGAGCGCAATACTCGGCCGTAAAGCCTGGCTACCATATGAACAAACAACACTGGAACACGGTAAGTGTAGATGGCTCCTTTAGTAATGCCCAGCTGCGCGAATGGATTGATAACAGCTACGATTTGATAGTGGCAAGCTTAAAAAAAGCGGATAAAGAAACACTTAAAAATTTATGA
- a CDS encoding DUF502 domain-containing protein produces the protein MKSLIKYFLQGLLYVVPITVTLYVIYEAFMMIDGLIPIQIPGLGLLIVVIFITVMGVVGRHLISDKISDLFEGTLKRAPLINVIYTAVKDLLNAFVGDKKSFKKPVVVKLFENSEVRRLGFITNENFRDLTDSNDLITVYLPHSYNISGNVFLVPASYVEPLNVNPSDLMKYTVSGGVTEVERAVHDDLEPKK, from the coding sequence ATGAAAAGCCTAATTAAATATTTCCTTCAAGGTCTACTTTATGTAGTTCCTATTACGGTTACGCTCTACGTAATCTATGAAGCCTTCATGATGATTGATGGTCTTATTCCTATTCAAATTCCAGGTCTAGGTCTACTTATCGTGGTGATATTTATCACAGTAATGGGCGTTGTTGGTAGGCATTTAATCTCAGACAAAATCAGCGACCTCTTTGAAGGCACCCTAAAGCGGGCACCACTCATTAATGTAATTTACACTGCAGTAAAAGATCTATTGAACGCTTTTGTGGGGGACAAGAAGAGCTTTAAAAAACCTGTAGTAGTAAAGCTTTTTGAAAACTCAGAAGTGCGCAGGCTTGGTTTTATTACCAATGAAAATTTTAGAGACTTAACTGATTCTAACGACTTGATCACGGTGTATCTTCCTCACTCATATAATATTTCTGGGAATGTTTTTTTGGTTCCTGCTAGTTATGTGGAGCCTCTAAATGTAAATCCGTCTGACTTAATGAAGTACACTGTAAGCGGGGGTGTTACTGAAGTGGAGCGTGCGGTTCATGATGACTTGGAGCCTAAAAAATAA
- a CDS encoding phage holin family protein, with protein MNTLIIKLIVNTLSVFIAAWILGDSVALSGFGTAILVALVLAVFNVTLKPILVFFTLPATLVTFGLFLFVINALIIMAADALISGFYVANFWWALLFSLVLSVVNAMLFSLGDGGRRERG; from the coding sequence ATGAATACACTTATTATAAAATTGATTGTAAACACACTTAGTGTTTTTATTGCCGCATGGATACTTGGCGACTCAGTAGCTTTGAGTGGTTTTGGCACCGCAATTTTGGTTGCTCTAGTGCTTGCGGTTTTTAATGTTACCCTTAAGCCAATCCTCGTTTTCTTCACACTGCCAGCCACTTTGGTCACATTTGGGCTTTTCCTTTTTGTGATAAATGCACTAATAATTATGGCGGCCGATGCGCTGATTAGTGGGTTTTATGTTGCCAACTTTTGGTGGGCTCTGCTTTTTAGCTTAGTCCTTTCGGTAGTTAATGCGATGCTTTTTAGTTTGGGAGATGGGGGACGGAGAGAAAGGGGGTAG
- a CDS encoding M1 family metallopeptidase codes for MKIKTFLFAAGASSLLFSCNNQETVEKKAEEHVHTHTVEDVHTYAKPDEAVVTHLNWDANVNFDTKTISATATWDIKTSEDAKQITFDIFDLNVSKVTVDGAEAKFTVGDFDENMGSPLTIDITPEAKKVAITYTTGNNARALQWLDAEQTAGKEKPFLFTQSQAILARSWVPTQDGPGIRFTYDAKVKVPSDMIALMSADNPKERNETGEYTFKMPQPIPSYLLAMAVGDVQFKAISTRTGVYAEESLLDTSVYEFSDLENMVQAAESLYGPYAWGQYDIIVLPPSFPFGGMENPRLTFATPTILAGDKSLVSLVAHELAHSWSGNLVTNATWDDFWLNEGFTVYFEHRIMEKVYGKDYSEMLASLTRQELIEAAHDMMETMPNDTKLKLDLKGRNPDDGVTSIPYNKGYFMLRLIEEKVGREKFDAFLKNYFEMNKFSVMTTEQFLDYLEENLLTKEQMDELKLNEWIYETGIPDNLPVVKSNRFNVVDTARGQWLMTDILPMEELTENWTTHEWLHFINGLPREMGTEKLAALDTEYGFTKSGNSEISAAWFQPTIRSNYEPVYGKVESFLISVGRRKFLTPTYKALIESDKKDMALDIYKKARPNYHAVSRETLDELMDYHPEK; via the coding sequence ATGAAAATTAAAACCTTTTTGTTTGCAGCAGGGGCAAGTTCCCTTTTATTTTCATGCAATAATCAAGAAACCGTGGAAAAGAAAGCCGAAGAACATGTTCATACGCATACTGTAGAAGATGTGCATACCTACGCTAAACCAGATGAAGCTGTAGTAACACACCTCAACTGGGATGCTAATGTAAACTTTGACACCAAAACCATAAGCGCTACTGCTACCTGGGATATCAAAACTTCAGAAGATGCAAAGCAAATCACCTTTGACATTTTTGACCTTAATGTTTCAAAAGTAACCGTAGATGGCGCTGAAGCTAAATTTACTGTTGGTGATTTTGATGAAAACATGGGAAGCCCGCTTACTATTGACATCACCCCTGAGGCTAAGAAAGTTGCTATAACTTATACCACCGGTAACAATGCACGCGCCTTACAATGGCTAGATGCTGAACAAACTGCCGGAAAAGAAAAGCCTTTCCTTTTCACTCAATCACAAGCTATTTTGGCAAGAAGCTGGGTACCTACCCAGGATGGCCCAGGTATTCGTTTTACTTATGATGCCAAGGTAAAAGTACCTTCAGACATGATTGCTCTGATGAGTGCTGACAACCCAAAAGAGCGTAACGAAACCGGAGAGTATACTTTCAAAATGCCACAGCCAATTCCATCTTACTTGCTTGCAATGGCAGTTGGTGATGTGCAGTTTAAAGCTATCAGCACTCGCACCGGAGTATATGCTGAAGAAAGCCTGCTTGACACTTCCGTTTATGAATTCTCTGACCTTGAAAACATGGTGCAAGCTGCCGAAAGCCTTTACGGGCCATACGCATGGGGTCAGTATGACATTATCGTTCTTCCTCCTTCTTTCCCTTTTGGAGGAATGGAAAATCCACGCTTAACCTTTGCTACGCCCACTATCTTGGCGGGAGACAAATCATTGGTAAGCCTTGTTGCACATGAGCTGGCACACAGCTGGAGCGGAAACCTGGTAACAAACGCTACCTGGGACGACTTCTGGTTGAACGAAGGTTTTACAGTATACTTTGAGCATCGCATTATGGAAAAAGTATATGGTAAGGATTACTCAGAAATGTTGGCCAGCCTTACCCGCCAAGAGCTTATCGAAGCTGCACACGACATGATGGAAACTATGCCAAACGACACCAAGCTTAAGCTTGACCTGAAAGGTAGAAACCCAGATGATGGTGTTACCTCAATTCCTTACAACAAAGGATATTTTATGCTTCGCTTGATTGAAGAAAAAGTAGGTCGTGAAAAGTTTGATGCTTTCCTAAAAAACTACTTTGAGATGAACAAATTTAGCGTGATGACCACTGAGCAATTTTTGGATTACTTAGAAGAAAACCTTCTTACCAAAGAGCAAATGGATGAGCTTAAACTTAATGAATGGATTTATGAAACTGGTATTCCTGATAACCTTCCTGTTGTAAAGTCTAATCGCTTTAACGTGGTAGATACTGCACGCGGCCAGTGGCTAATGACCGACATTTTGCCAATGGAAGAGCTTACAGAAAACTGGACTACTCATGAATGGCTACATTTCATCAACGGACTTCCTCGCGAAATGGGTACTGAGAAACTTGCAGCACTTGATACCGAGTATGGCTTTACTAAAAGTGGAAACAGCGAAATTTCTGCAGCTTGGTTTCAGCCCACTATACGCAGCAACTATGAACCAGTGTATGGCAAAGTAGAAAGCTTTTTGATAAGTGTGGGCCGTAGAAAATTCCTTACCCCTACGTACAAAGCTTTGATTGAAAGCGATAAAAAAGATATGGCTTTGGATATTTATAAAAAGGCCCGCCCTAATTATCACGCAGTTTCCAGAGAAACATTAGACGAGCTTATGGATTATCATCCGGAGAAGTAA
- a CDS encoding DUF6268 family outer membrane beta-barrel protein: MRVVTTLCMTLLISVLYSQEYIDPLKLYFATSPNTGYDGVDGTTSINEYGAEIMVPRPFGDGNAWILGVHAELTTLMPEPNTEVLNLYTISPRLGVLWQHNEKWSGQYVLLPQIASDLKGFGWNDVQMGAIGIVSYKKSERTQYRFGAFYNSALYGPAVFVVAGFYHKSENKKWTWDFRLPIDADINYKINDKFSTGIHFDAMLRSYYLNDPLFNSGNEYIVKSTQEPFLYMNYSPAKNFVFMLKLGHSAFRHYRMFDTDDKVDFVFTGATFNDNRTQLNHDQKDNFILQLRFHYRFFLDDQKR, translated from the coding sequence ATGAGAGTAGTCACCACACTCTGTATGACCTTGCTTATTTCTGTGCTTTACAGCCAGGAATATATTGACCCTTTGAAGCTATACTTTGCCACCTCGCCCAACACTGGGTATGACGGAGTAGATGGCACCACTAGCATAAATGAATATGGTGCTGAAATAATGGTACCCCGCCCATTTGGCGATGGTAATGCTTGGATTCTAGGAGTACATGCCGAACTCACCACTTTAATGCCGGAACCTAACACAGAGGTTCTAAACTTATATACAATAAGTCCGCGCTTGGGTGTTTTATGGCAGCACAATGAAAAGTGGAGTGGTCAGTATGTGTTGCTTCCGCAAATTGCCAGTGACCTGAAAGGCTTTGGTTGGAACGATGTACAAATGGGCGCCATCGGAATTGTGAGCTACAAAAAAAGCGAACGCACCCAGTATCGCTTTGGTGCATTTTACAATTCCGCATTGTATGGTCCAGCAGTATTTGTAGTGGCTGGTTTTTATCATAAATCTGAAAATAAGAAATGGACTTGGGATTTTAGGCTTCCTATTGATGCCGATATCAACTATAAAATAAATGACAAGTTTAGCACCGGTATCCATTTTGACGCCATGCTTCGATCCTATTATCTTAATGACCCTCTTTTTAATTCCGGTAATGAGTACATTGTAAAATCTACACAGGAGCCTTTTCTATATATGAATTATAGCCCCGCGAAAAACTTTGTATTTATGCTGAAACTGGGACATTCTGCTTTTCGCCATTACCGCATGTTTGACACGGATGACAAAGTAGATTTTGTATTTACAGGAGCTACCTTTAATGACAACCGCACCCAGCTAAACCATGATCAGAAGGATAATTTTATCCTTCAGCTTCGTTTTCATTATCGCTTTTTTCTTGATGACCAAAAGCGCTAG
- a CDS encoding class I SAM-dependent methyltransferase has protein sequence MDQKKIEDFYDNFSAHQMKVGVNERIFSLYQRMKKYGLSSSSRILELGSGIGSMTYLLSKKVKSGLVESVDLSPKSIELLNSSISNPAIKGYAADVVNYTPKQSDFDFITLFDVIEHIPIERHADLFKNLASIMTEKTTLLINIPNPKYIEYDRIHQPEVLQVIDQPIPLTAIAKNVEDNGLFMHLFETYSIWVENDYQFMMIRKDRDFKEVKLNEKRSITEKVIHRLSLMWNKALS, from the coding sequence ATGGATCAAAAGAAAATCGAAGACTTTTACGACAACTTTTCAGCGCACCAAATGAAGGTAGGTGTAAACGAGCGCATATTTTCGCTTTACCAGCGAATGAAAAAATATGGCCTCTCATCATCTTCCAGAATTTTGGAACTCGGTTCTGGCATTGGCTCCATGACTTATCTTCTTTCTAAAAAGGTAAAATCAGGTCTTGTGGAATCTGTGGACCTCAGCCCAAAATCTATTGAGCTGCTAAACTCCTCCATTTCCAACCCGGCTATAAAAGGCTATGCGGCCGATGTAGTGAATTATACACCCAAGCAAAGCGACTTTGATTTTATCACTCTCTTTGATGTAATTGAGCACATTCCCATTGAGCGCCACGCTGATCTTTTTAAGAATTTGGCCAGCATTATGACTGAGAAAACCACGCTCCTCATCAACATTCCAAACCCAAAATATATAGAGTACGACCGCATTCATCAGCCCGAAGTTCTTCAGGTAATCGATCAGCCCATCCCGCTTACCGCTATTGCCAAAAATGTGGAAGACAATGGTCTGTTCATGCACCTTTTTGAAACCTATAGCATTTGGGTAGAAAACGATTATCAGTTTATGATGATTAGAAAGGATCGTGACTTTAAGGAGGTAAAACTTAATGAGAAGCGCAGCATCACCGAAAAGGTAATACATCGTCTTTCACTTATGTGGAATAAAGCTTTAAGCTAA